The stretch of DNA ccagaaatgacaaattaaaacaaaatggacTAGACTTTTGTTTAATGTATTAGCTCTGTACACTTTTGAAGCAAATTGGCACCTGTAcaatgtatgtttgttttaaacagattttgtttttaataagaaTATCTTACTTGGTAGCCAATGATTAGcattatttattttgaagtacAAATGTGATTTATTATATGCTTACATATACAGTATAGGTTAAAATCCATAGGTGCCTTTCATTTCGGATACTTTGTTAATGTACTCCTTCTCTGCATCCTCCTTGGATTTACCTGAAATATTACAGTACACTCTATAAACAATAAGATAAATAAATGGGGAATTTGTCCattgggacacagatgatgcccctgctagcatataacgttataaagggacataactcaagaactgtaaaagtgaagctgccaaaatttgaactttaactaagtttagtggtaataagcattatacatacatttcattaaatttagttgcgACAAACATAAGTTAAGAGAAAAGAATcgaaaaaaattcagcaatttttcaatttgtaaaggggcataaccctagaatggtaatccaagtgcttgtaagcactgaatggtaaaaatTGCTTAAacttatcagttggtagtaaaattgAACcttgcattgtataaagcattggttttagttgattcaacaaccattctggacaaggaaagataactccaagaagatttttaaaaagcaTTAATCATAGTTGAGATACAAATTTGTGCTATTAATGATTGAAGTTCTAACTATCACTTTATTATCAATAACATCAAGTACCTTTTTGTTTTTCCCATGCGTCCCATTTAGCCTTTCCTGTAAGATCTAGCATTCCTGGTCTTGCTGTAATAGATAAatgttacatatataaataattacaATTTTAGTGCATTTACTTTTCAATCTCAGTATGTTTGCCAATAGATGTAGCTTAAATGAACATTGGACAATTTATTTCAGAGGAACTCATTTGAATGTAGAAATTTGACAGTTCCAATCAAAATCTGTCCCTTATGATGTATTTAAGCAACTCAAAACCTTGTTTGGTTGCAGGGTACATTTGGTGTGACATAACATCAAGGTGGTCTGAGTACATCATCTACAGTTATCATCGCATACAGTTGCCTGTTTAAATAAGCCgtacatttgtatattattaaCATTGTATATTACCTGTATTAACATCGCCTACAATTGCCTGTTTAAATAAGCCGTATATTATCAACATTGTATATTACCTGTATGAACATCGCCTACAGTTGCCTGTTTAAATAAGCTGTATATTATTAACATTGTACATTACCTGTATTAACATCGCCTACATTTGCCTGTTTAAATAAGCCGTATATTATTAACATTGTCTATACCTGTATTAACATTGCCTACAGTTGCCCGTTTAAATAAGCTGGATATTAttaacattgtacatgtacattaccTGTATTAACATCGCCTACATTTGCCTGTTTAAATAAGCCGTATATTATTAACATTGTCTATACCTGTATTAACATTGCCTACAGTTGCCCGTTTAAATAAGCTGGATATTAttaacattgtacatgtacattaccTGTATTAACATCGCCTACATTTGCCTGTTTAAATAAGCCGTATATTATTAACATGTCATCATTGCTTGGTTTGGTTTTCAAATTCTTCACTTCCTCTGCTGCTTTATTGAATTcctgaagaaagaaaaaaaacataaagttaaAAACTGTATTTATTAAACACTTTTTCCAGGAGTGTAAGCTTGAAGCCACAGATTgaagtttataaaaatgatcTTTATAAAATGACTCTCCTATGATTGCATTTGAAACCTTTACTGGCCCCAGTTCATGGCAGTTATTTGTCCATGGGAGAGTATGACTAAGCAAATATACATAACACAGTGTTTTGTAACTAGTCACATTGTACCTGAATATGTGTGAAAGCAGAGAAAGTGGCTATAGTTatgatagttgttaatttctgtgtcatttgatcacTCAGATTAGTGTAAATGCAATAAATGCaatgaataaacaaacaaatgaacataAATTCAACGACCAAAAGAATGAATGAATGAGTGACAATATCATCAATTGTTTAAGAGGTTAAAAAACTGAAATCACATTTCTGTGACATCACAAAATATACTGTTTAGACATCAAATTTATGGAACAATATTCATAATGTACGCTTAAGGGAATGTTTGTAGACAAAAATATGTCTGGAATAATATTCATAAGATTAGCTAGAGGGAAAAGTCTGACGACAACACAATTAGATAAAATcaacatgcatgtacatgtatgcttgatggaaaattcaaaacgcatCAAACTTTAAGAACATCATTCAGAACAAAATTGTTAATCTCATGCTCGATCTTACTAAACAATAAGTAAATAACAATAAATTCACCAAATAATGATTAGACAGTCatgggtctcactaattagcaaCAGGTAGCATCAAGAAGCTACAAGAACCAAGCTCTGATAAGTGCAATCtaattaatcaaagagctgaatagctctgaggggaaagatggcccttgtttctattttttttttccctacattttgaaatatttgtaaatttcatgaataaataggtttaaactacaaaatccaacatttttaattaattttttttttaccattacaatgattacatgtgtatgttggtagttttaatggaagactacttatcatatactaaatgtcacattttaagtgttcagatacataagttttattttagtggataattactcatcaattgaggtgctcctgaattggaggaagattctcaaaacaagattttaaagaaaaaatgaaaaccagatgctctgcagggcacagctttatacgaccgcagagttcgaaccctgaacagttggggcaagtatggacacaacattcaagcttgatacagctctgaatttggattgtgattaaatagttgacacaacataggtttctgacacagaatgaatgtggtctaagaacttaaacttaaaaacttaaaaaatttaaattggacatttaccaattatggttcaatatccaaaatccaaatacatggttagattcagcatatcaaagaaccccaagaattcaatttttgatgaaatcaaataaagttcaattttggaccccgatttggaactacttgaaaactgggccgataataaaaaatcttaatacatgttgagattcagcatatcaaagaacccaaaggattcaatttttgttgatatcaaacaaagattaattttggaccacgatttggaccaacttgaaaactgggcccataatcaaaaatctaagtacatgactacatgttcagattcagcatatcaaagaaccccaagaattcaatttttgtaagtttaattttggaccctttggacctttatgtagaccaatttgaaaaagggaccaaaaattaagaatctacatccacagttagattcggcatatcaaagaaccccaattattcaatttttgatgaaatcaaacaaagtttaattttggaccccgatttggacaacttgaaaactgggccaataataaaaaaactaagtacatgtttagattgaacatatcaaagaaccccaagaattcaatttttgttgaagtCAAACaaggtttaattttggaccccgtttttgaaccaacttgaaaactgggccaataatcaaaaatcaaagtacatttttagattcagcatatcaaagaaccccaaggattcaatttttgttaaaatcaaactaagtttaattttggaccctttggaccttaatgtagaccaatttgaaaactggaccaaaaattaagaatctacatacacagttagattcggcatatcaaagaaccccaattattcattttttgatgaaatcaaacaaagtttaattttggaccctttgggcccctaattcctaaactgttgggaccaaaaacttccaaaatcaatcccaaccttccttttatggtcataaaccttgtgtttaaatttcatagatttctataaacttatactaaagttatggtgcaaaaaacaagaataatgattatttgggccctttttggcccctaattcctaaactgttgggaccaaaactcccaaaatcaatcccttCCTTCCTTTTGTGTCCATAAACCTTGTGTGtaaatttcacagatttctatttacttatactaaagttattgtgtgaaaaccaagaaaaatgcttatttgggcccttttttggcccctaattcctaaactgttgggaccaaaactcccaaaatcaatcccaacctttcttttgtggtcataaaccttgtgtttaaatttcatagatttctatttacttaaactaaagttgtagtgcgaaaaccaatgtgtcttcggacgacgacgatgccaacgtcataccaatatacgaccttttgcggtcgtataaaaatcgtTTCTGTctccaatctcatgtatccccatggcctttgtttactttgaaagttgttgacctacaaattaaagtattgcatgttgatgtttgaatcatctacagcaaacataattatgtttaaatttaacaaataccaatGTTTAATTAGTGCACGAactctgagaatgatttaaataaccagtgaaggatatccctgcttctgcgtagtgtggcattccaacaatgacgtcactattaaatataatgtaggttggatatatttagaatatctcgtcatactgatttttccggattgtaaaagaaacgtaaatagtgtaaaggagagctcaaaaTACGATAATTTcgtgagaaacagaagggaaatgtgtaaaaaagtgtttaaagtcaatctatTCATTTGTGTGTCTCCTTCTCATCGATCTCAGTAAGAtttttggggggttttccacactataaaaacaaaatgaatgatgtgaggggatgtcactctggtcaaccgcataggggattgacggcttgaagccgtctttccccaaaaaccaATCTCTTATCGCTCCTGTTTTCTGATATGTCCCGTGGGAGaactaacgaaacccgctttgaggtcacatgtgagtgaactggaagttatgaatttataatattatgcaaatgagttgacgacctattaataagccaatcaaaaaagtttatggaTTGTTTGGACTGACGATTTCTTcctaaataaaatgagttacatccctttacctcacgataaactttcaagatcgtcGAAGACTCATTAAAacaagacacacctacgaggtcactcacatgtgacctcaaagcgtgtttcgttagatctcccacacGACATATCagaaacgggagcgatgagagatcggttaaTTAGATTGTGATTAGTGAcaacagtctgcaccaaaaactttttcaactactagtccgaagaccaatattctgacatttttgttattgggccaaacaaagttttgcaaaaacttactagtcctaACCAAATTTTACTAGTCtagggcatcggactagtggctaaccgtgcagactgtgaCAAGAAAATGAATTCAGCAAATAGAAATTTAATATAGTGTCAAGATATCTAAATAAtggttatttatttattgaaataaatagatGTACATATATGTCTGtatgtaatcatggtaattgtaaatatatattttctctgtAACTTTGACATGTAGTTTTGTGAGAATAAAGTTCATTCATTC from Mytilus galloprovincialis chromosome 2, xbMytGall1.hap1.1, whole genome shotgun sequence encodes:
- the LOC143064936 gene encoding acyl-CoA-binding protein-like isoform X2 gives rise to the protein MSAEFNKAAEEVKNLKTKPSNDDMLIIYGLFKQANVGDVNTARPGMLDLTGKAKWDAWEKQKGKSKEDAEKEYINKVSEMKGTYGF